DNA sequence from the Oryza brachyantha chromosome 5, ObraRS2, whole genome shotgun sequence genome:
TACCCGTATCGGGAAACATCAGTGATCACTATACAGTACACGCTGGCATGAACAGCtatcaaatattcaaatacCACCACACGATGAACCTAAAACCTGAAGACTTAAGTTCGATACTTCGATTGTTCCAAAGGGGATCACCAGCAGACCAAAGCTACACCAAAATTCGTCGATCCAGCCGACGAAAAGCATACGCAGAGATCAGGAAGAAGAAATCATCGGCGGTCAGAAAAAGCTACTACTAAAGcaccgaggcggcgacgaatCCTAGAGCAAGTAATAAACGGCTAACCAGCGTGTTTTCTTCCTCAGATCGAAGAGCTCGGGGGAGCAGAGGGGATCGGGCAGGGGAATCACCTGCTCGACGAGGCGTACGTGCAGCGATCGCTCCGGCCGCCGGGGAGGAATCGCTTGCTCCGTCGTCGGCTGAGTAACGCGAGCTCGAGAGTGAGACCAACGGAAAGGTTGCACCGCGTGCGGTCCGCGGGGTCGGTGGCGAGCGGTGACTCCGTGAGGCGGCGGTTTATACGCGTCCGTCTCAAGGCAAAGCACGCCGCCCACCCCGCACAAAACGGCGGCCGAGCGCCGTAGCGCGTGCGACCTTCGGGGGACCCGTGATTTTTGCTCCGTGTCCCCCGCAGCAATCTATCGCTCACGATCCATGTGAATCATTTTACGTTACAACACAGATTTGGTTGAAATTCGGGGTTACTCCCTGTTCCAAATCAAGCAGCCGTTttgatcaaaaaattttatgttaaaataagTAATTACTTTAGAACTTAAATTGGAAAAACAAGAGTAAATAAGGACGTGCACATATTGCATATATTTGCATcaccaaataataataataataataataataataataataaagagtaTATAGATCATTTTACTTAACTGctaatttatatgaaattattGAAAGTAATCAATGTCTGGGAACACGTTCTGTTCTTTGCATATCTGTGAGAAGAGTATCATATTTGCGTTTTTCTCAtgctaaaacttaaattttagcttaaatttacagttgattttaaaatttttcaccctaatttatttctatttttgcttttagattattatggacataaaaaatatattcatagattatttttttatttataatatatcattctaacttttcagaaaaaaaccaaacatatatTCCGTTGAGCGCACGTGTAATGTGACGGAAAGAGGAGCGGCCACGCAGCGACGGCCGCTGCCTGCTGGGCACAGCACGTGTAGCCGTGACTGGACACGTCGGGTGCTGGCCCGCACCTTGCCGATGGACTCATGGACGCGTGCGGGAATCGTCTATCGCCGGAATTGAGAACCGGGACAACCGAAAGGGGCCCCCACGGAAGCTAGAAAAGgctcggccggccggccggccgaatGAACTTTCGGTGCCCAAAGCGGCACGTCCACGTCGGCTCCAGCGGGAGATTCGACCGGCGATTTGGACAACCGTGCGTCTCAACCCTCGGCCTGGCTCGCAGCTGACGTTTTCCATCCGGCGAGTTTTCGCACGGCACTCCGCGCCTGGGCCGTGCGCCTGATCGAAGCTACCCCCGCCGCCTAGGATGggcaatgggtaaataccCGTCGAGGTATTGTTATTCTATACTTATACCCACTAATAAAATTTCGTACTATTAAAATAGTCATACTCGTCATGGGTAAGAAAATTTCCCCATACCCATACTCGCTTGGGTAAAACTTACCCGTCAGGTCACCCATATATCCATAAAAGttcaaaataatctaaatatcTCGGTTTCCATATAGTATATTGCATAGACGTTAGATACTTAggacatcacacattcatatagtgtggtgaaaaatgtatggatggtttaaatacctatgattttggttaattaggctaggCTAATTAGATATTAGGCcatgacatgcatttaaacttgtgggtatttattacccaagggtaaacgggtatggggaTCATAAGAACGTTTCCATACCCGCATACCCGTCGGTATAAGTATTTGTCCAATTACTTACCCACGGGTGATATATTTAGCTCATACCCATACcctaatggagtaaatacccatcgggtctcgGGTCGCGGGTccccattgccatctctacCGCCGCTTATCAGTCCACGCCAAACTCggatttttttgagaaataatattattttaacaaaaaatcgtaaaaataGAGTCTATCCCTTGAAAATTGCAAATCTAGCGTCTTGTCGAACGGTGGGTGTTCGATTAGGACATGTGCCCTATCAAACACCCACCATTCGATATGGCCCACCACCTGGCGCCGCGCGGGCTATCGAACTGCTGCCGAACAATAGGGCCCCCTATCGAACATTGGTTACTTGACAGGCCTCTCTCGTGACCCTATCGATGAGGGCTCTCGTTTGACATGAGGACCTGTCGAACTGCCCCTATTCGATAGGCCCTATCGAACTTGCAGCCCTCCGATCCCTTCTAGTCGACTGTTAGTCGTTCGATAGGGGGCCTTTCGAATTACGGCAGTTCGACAGGACCttaattttacgatttttcGCGGATGGCCTctaattttacgattttttattaaaataataatatttctaaaaaaattcttgaacTGGTGGTGGGTGCGCCTGATGCAATCTACCTCTTCGTGGGCCTAGTTCGACCCCACGCCAGTTTAATAGTAGGGACAAATTCTATTTTGCGTCTCTCAAAAGCTTGATTCTAATTTTGCTTCGTAATTGTAAAACCAGATACACATGCTCACCCAACTAACAAAGTTGCTGTTTCGGagctcaaaattttaataattagtgGGCAAAAAGACAATTTTTCAGCTCATGGTTTTACGTTCATTTTCTGAATTGGACGACTATAAATTCTGATAAGCATAATGTTGTTTGGAGAGCTCACGACTTCTAAAAATTCTATTAGAAACTGCAGCTGTTGAAAGCACCCTTAAATAGGATTTGAACCAATTCGTTTTGTCTCCACAAGTGGGTTGTATAAtggtttttatcatatatgcCATTTACGTAGTATAACAGTCAAGAACAAAAAGTATACGTTTTTTGAATGAACTAATCATCTCTCTCCCCCTAGTCCCCCTCATGTGTGGATTTGTACTTGCTTGAGATGGATTGGATGCTATTGCTAGATCATCGTGAGAATGGATAAAGAGTTTATGATCGATCGGTTAATGGTGTTTTGTGCGGATTTGTGAAGGTGGTTGCACTAGAGATGGAGTTGCAGTGGACCATAGACGAGCACGGAGATCCGACAATTGAGCGAGATGCAAGCAGCAGTGGTGACCAAGTATGAGGCACAATAGAGCCAGTACAACAACATGCACGATTACGACTAGCACAAACAAACGCCGGGGAGGCGATAACAATCTTACAACCCCTCCTGCTCCGCTTCGGCATCGAGGTCCTCCCTAGTTAGGGCGGGCTATTCCTTCACGAGATTGACACAAGTTTGAGCTCCTATTTGCCGCCTCGTTCATTGAGGCATGGTGAACTCTCATCCATTGCTCCGCCTTTGAGCATGACTTCCTAGCAAGGTTGTTAAAACTATGACCCTAAATCAGGAATTGAAATTTCTAAGTAGgatcaaaatcatataatcatataaataaaaaaaaatatttgcctATACTTTAATCATAGAATCAGGCCCCTTAATTACGATCACAAAGTTGTAAAATCGTATGATATAATCGAGAATTTGACAACCTTGCTGCCTTGTCGAGCTTATCTGCCACTAGCTTCTCCGAGCATGATTACCTAATTGAGTTCCCATCCACCGTCGCCTTTAGTGAGCATGGCTGCCTTATCAAGCTACACCTTTGCCGCTGCTACATCATCAAGTTCAAGCCTCATTGAGCGCCACTGGCTTGAGCTTGCCCATCATCAGGAAATCCATCGAGAGACATCGACTTGAGTTTGCTAAGCACCGAATGACAAGTGCTGAGGGAGTAGGGAGTAGGTGCCTTGGGGGTTTGGGAAGGGAGGCACGAGTGAGGGTTGAATGGCGGCTGTCATGTTGCCATTGTTGGGCAGGAAAGACATGTAGAGAAGAGGGTTGAATCAAAGATGAGATGATCAATTGTGCGTGGGTTCCACTGTAAttctctaattttttgttgGTTGTAATAAAAGGGTTGGTATCtaactatgatttttttatatgtattgtaTTTGTATGCATGGGGTAAGACTAGTACGTCGGTACTGTGAGAATACAACGAGAGAGAATGAGACatagatttttatataggtTCGTGACCGGCAATGTGTAATGACCCTATATCATGTTTGGCTAGAGGCTTGTATTTCACTGTATCAATCTTATAACTGCACGGTGGAAACCCTAATCCACTCAGCCACTATAGTAAAGCTTAGCTGTGGTTGTCGATGGTTAGTTGTCTTCGGGCTTCATCCGATAACAACTTGATGCATTTGGATGTAGTCTCTCTTATCTCTCGTTGGGTtatcccctcccctcctagaaacattttatttacacCCTGGTCTCCATTGTCCAAGTAGAAACTAGGGAGGCAAGTTAAGATATCAATCCGAGTAGTCCTGATTGTCCTCATATAGGATTTGACTTTATTCTATGATCACTAACcatagactatttttttacctaCCCAAGacttttatctttattttaggattttgtttctatataggtattataatttttttttttgtatagaCCTTGCTACTTCAtcgatgtgtgtgtgtatgtatatagtaCACTGATCACAGTGCCACAAAAGAGTGacgtttgtattttttttaatttttcgttGACTGGATTGTCACGTAAAATGTGTGATGAAATCATgagaaaatataagaaatattgTTGCCAAAAATCTAAGGCTAAAAACTATCACTGTATAAACGactttatctaaaaaacataacattgTTGTTAGGTTTCATCTATCTAGCGCcattaaatacattgtttatattataacactTAACGGAGGACTGCTGACGGAACCATAACGACGATGTtatttattagacaaattcatTTATATAATGATATTTCATATAACTTGCATCAATTGTCTACAGATAAGGGAGCCAAAGTAGACTCATTTCCTTAATACTAGTACCAGTGAGAGGTGGTGCACTGGTACTGTACTTTAGTCTTTAGTGAAGCCTTGAGTACTACTAGTAGATTTGCACGGGCTCTGGACAATGGTAGAGAAACGCCCTGAATCATGATGAACTAGCATGAAGTTGGCCATTGCTTATATTTGGTAGTGGGCTTTGCTCTGACAGTCTGATGGCCTGAGTATCTACCGTTTCATCTTTCTTAGCTCTGCTTTCGTGAGCAAAAGTCCACTTTAGATTGCTTATCTTGTCGTCGAGTTTAAAACACATCATTAAATCGCAATATCCATAATCTTGACCCTCTAACTTGCATTATAGATTGTTGGTTTCACTGACATGATAAGTTAATCCGGGTCCACTGACTAAACACTTAAGTGGTAATAATATATAAGTGTAGCCATCGTCATCCTAAGATATCGTAATCCTAAAAATTGAACTAGAAATTGAAATTATTAATACACATGCACAGGATAATTATCGCGCGTGCCGATGAACATGTTGATTTTCTAGTTTCAAATTAGACCTCTGCAAGCTATGAAAAAAGATGTCCCAAAAAACTCCCAATAGCATATGTATATTCGcatctatattttgtttttagctGATTAGATGTCAAATCTAAACCTTCATTGTTTATATAGTGATATAGTGCATACCAATCTGTCTTAATAAAcatttcaaagtttttttcatgactttttaaataacaataaaacaaaCCGTAAACATCCCTTCAGTTTAAAATCGTTTCCTAGCAATTTGTCACTACTACTGTACTACTACTTTGACAATGTGCATACTTAGGCCTTAGGCTCCACAAGAGAGGCAGCGGCCACGGGCACCATCTGCTGACTATTGAGTAGTGACTATTATCACCCGCACCGTGTGCACAGCgcccggcgtcggcgccggtgCATGGTCCGGCTCCGGCTTGACGGGCTCGGCGGCGAAAGGTGCTTGCCTGCATGTGGGGCACGTCGGCCGCGCGGCGAGCCACCGGTCAATGCAGCGGGGGTGGAAACCGTGGTTGCAGCGTGGCAGCACGCGCAGCTGCTCCCCGCGCGCGAACTCGGTGAGGCATATGGCGCactccgacggcgacgagccggCCAGCTCGAGCCCCTCCGTGTACGCCACCCGCGGGATCGTCTtcgacagcggcggcgtccgCTTCCTGCCCACGTCGCCCTGCCCCGTGTGGGtgtggcctcctcctcctcctcttcccgcGGTGGCGCGTCTCGGCAGCTCCTgcagccggccgccggcggcgccgtccgccCCGTAGCTGCACGCGCGCCGCGTGACGCGGAGCGCGCACTGGAGGACGACGTGGAGCGCGACCGCGGCGACGATGCCGCAGACGAGGAGGGCGAGCAGGACGATGGCGTTGGTGTTAAACGACACGGCTAAGGgaccgccgccgtggccatcCTCGACGGCCTCACCGGCGCCCGGCAGAGCGCCGGCAACTCCTGGCAACGCCGCCGGTGCGGGAGATatgctcggcggcgccgccgccgccgttggcgCAACGAGGAGGAATACTGCCCTGGCGGAGTAGTGCTGCCGCGCTTCCATGACCATGAGCGACGATGGATCAGGATCACACACGATCACGGTAGTGTAAGCTACTGTGCAAATTACTTGTACCGGAAGCGGTAAAGCATGCAGAGACATATATAGAACGTGACAGGAGTGCGTGGTTACGGCTTGGCATGTCGCAGGGGGTATAAAATAGTCAGAGATATTTGGGAGTCGCTGTCTTTGTAATCTTGTTTAGTCGACAGAATATTAAAGATGTTGGGTAATGGTGGTATGGCTTAAGCCGGCCTGGGGTAAGATAAGATGCACGTCAAACGGCACAAAAGGAGAAGATATGGAGAGAGGCCCACGTAAAGGTACTGCATGCAGAACCAGCATGCTATATCTCCTGCAACACCAGCTACTAAATTGACATCTTTTCATACTATCAATAAGAGAATAACTCATCATCTGTTTTGCTCTCCAGCAGAGAAGAAACACTACTGGATGTCACCAGCTGATCATCATCGAGAACACACACGCACATGATACAACGAGCCACACCGATCCATAAACAAAACCGAATTAAGACAACGAAACGTCAAACGGGTGCATGCCATTACCGCTAGCTAGCGAGGGCACCAATGACGAAATAGCGAGCGAGCATATCCACAATAAATTAAGTGGAGTGCTTAACTAATTTAGAGTTTTCCATGGCCATTTCTGCCCCCCATATATATTCCGATGTGCTCAACAAGGACGTAACCCGCAAAGGGGGGTCAATCAGCGTCGCGACGCGCACCTAATCGGTCCCATCATCATTTCATTCGTTGCGAACCAAAAGAAATTAACCCGCCAGGAGCCAGCAACTTGAGCTCGAGTTGAGCCTCCACTAACGTACGGCGACCTGTAGGCGCACCGGATGGCCGCACGTGGCCGCGGGGCGGCCAGCACGGCGGTGGCTTGTCAACGCGTGAGTGGCTCGGCTGTGCCACATGGGTCCACGTAGGAAGCCGACTTGTCTGTACCTGGATGCTGGAGATCTGGGCTGGACTGGTCTGGTTCTGCagcgacgcgcgcgcgcggctctttttgtttgtgttaATGGGCTAACCTGGGCCAGAATCCGGAGGGTGGTGGCgggtgatttatttttttccgcTAAGGGTGTAAGGCTGccttcctctccccctctgCTACCCCACCCTCCAGATTCTCTCGTCGTGCACActtttcaaactattaaatgatattttatttaaaaaacttttttattgaaaagatgtttttttaaaaaacatattaatctatgttgtaattttttataactaataattaattaatcatgtactaatctattatactttttttataaattaactaacGCCGAACGCGGCACGTCTGACTCTTGCGTCCCATCTCaccctaaaaaaaattgtgcggTTAAATTATTTCAGTGGACAAGAGAGCACGTCCTATCTctgtcttatattatatattataggactgttttagttttaactatatatatatatatatatatatatatatatatatatatatagatttattaacaacCATACAAATATAGACAATAAGACCTGATACTAAAAGTGCAACAAGCTCTACGGAAGTGACATATGgaaatagtttatttaaatactatattaattataaagaaataattaatccTACATGTTGGATACTTATTTACAATGCTTAATTTTATCCAATAACATGACCACCTCTTTCATTTATGCGGAAGATTGATAACTCACCTACGGATAAACTAATCGATCTCTTATTATCCcccttttttgtttgatttcttCTGATTATTGAGTTTAGGGCGGCAACGGCGCTGGTCTGATCAAATTGTGGTTGCCAGTGCTTTTCTTGATATCGACGCTCTTCAGGACTCCAGTGACAATGGCTGGGAATCACAAGCCCTTCCAGCACTCAGAATGatcgtaaatatttttagggtttagggagGAGTTACATAACCAATAAGCGTCCCCATAGTCTGTTACCTTACGTGTTGGTGGGCCTCAAGGGTTATTACTCATAGGATTCTTATTTGATTCCTCTGATCATGGAAACAACCATTTAGTCGTTATGTTTCTTTTAGGGGGAGAGATGATGGTGATTTTATCTCTTCCCTATTCTCAGCATCCGTCCATGAAACAGCCAACACTGTATTCTATACATAtagatttgtttgttttttccttctgTTTATTTTCCTTCCAAATTCCAAGGTAGGCCTAAAACCGTAGAACTACAGGAGGAGTGGAGAGAGATATATGACACCTATTGCTGAAGAGACACAGGGCGACGAAAGATTCTACACAACTTAGGATACGGTCTAAGACAACTTGGTAAAATACTATTGATCATCAATATAAATcgacaactaaaatatatggGGTCCTTAAACTTGGGTCAAATGTGTCatttaaattcataaacttGTATGTAGAACACTAATCTTGGTTTATGGTGTGTTTGATTGGCTGAATATGCCTGGATGGGAGATACCCGTCTAGTTTTTCgatgcgtttggttcgtggatgAAACTGTAAAGGGTGACTTAGAAAGAGAATATTCTACGAAGATGTTGGATGGGTATATCCAGCCAAATTGGCTGGATGAGTGCATCCAACCTCACTAACAATGAGCGTTAGACcgttagtgattgtttagtgataattagcttgttttgtcattaattagtaattatcaagtttaaattagtgttaattaataatggtagatatattttgctgttaatatatactaattacaATAAGAACtaggatgattaatttatattattatatattagtaattcaatatgcCCATCTTATTCATCGTTAtctatccaaccaaacaaaaaattagatcatctcatccatccaaccaaatatAAAACAGGATCATCATatctctaaaaatatagatagtcATATCTCATCCCATCATGACCACCAACCAAATACACCTTTAATGTGTCGCCCGAGGATCAAATTGCAAAAGTGTAGCTGGGGCTTTCACATGGTGGTACACGGTGGCAAAATTTTTGCGTCCCTTTGCTACAGCATACCCTAAAATCGACTCTCATCACTCCCAATGCGTGCTCTACCGTTGTCCTAATTATCTTTATCCCCAATCTAATTTAGGAGTGGTTAGAGTCAATTTGCAGATATATTGTAGCGGAAaggtctaaaaataaattgttgccATTTTGAACAACCACATCAGTGTTTGAGTTACATCATATGCACTTTAAACCAAGGCTTTTCAGACAGTACAATCTTTATTAAACCAAGATTAGGGATCAAAATACGTATTTTGTATGTTCATGGTATAGATAACACCTTAGTCCAAGTTTAATGACCACATGGATCATATCATACGATAAAGTTTGGGATCCATATGTGCAACATAAAGAATAATCCCCTGTACTGACCATTTGTTCAGTTTCAGCCCATCGATTGAATGATGCAGGCTGTATGTATCCGGCCTGCACAATATCGGCCCTCGATTTATATAGGACCGCCATTTTTACTTCTCCCCAGTACCAACAGCGAAGGGCGAAGGGCGAAGGCCGAAGTTCTTCCGAGTTCAGAAAACATAACACTCCGACTCTTTTTCAGATGTCATAAAACATTCAAGATACTGCAAGGCTCAAACACCTTGCAAGAGTCAAATTTTGTTGGCTCCCGTTTCACATTGGTAATTTGGAACCAATCGTTCGCGAAATATTTGCACAAAGCATTCTATCTGAATCAGTGAAATCTTCTACATCATCCTCGTCATCTGCAAGGTGCGAGGCCAAGTTGTCCACAACATCAGCAAGGCCTCCAAATTCAGAGCTCAGATCTTCTCCGGCGACGAACTCTCGCACCACGTTGCCCACCTCGATCAGGCTGCACCCAGGCGTCTTCCTCATGCTCCTGCTCCGTATCGCCTTCCTTGTGATTGCCACGTCGccccaccgcctcgccgcggcgtACACGTTGGCTAGCATGACGAGGTTGCCCACGTCGTCCGGCTCCAGCTCGACCAGCCGCTCGGCGGCCAACACGGCCGTCTCGACATCGCCGTGGCTCCGGCACGCGCTGAGCAACGAGCCCCACACCTTCGCGTCGGGGGGCATTGGCATGTCGCGTACCAAGTCCAGCGCGCGCCGGATTTGCCCTAACCGGCCGAGGAGGTCGACGACGCAGCCGTAGTGCTCGACGCCGGGTTCGACGCCATAGACGTCCTTCATCCGATCGAAGTGGCTCAGCCCTTCGTCCACGAGCCCGGCATGGGAGCAGGCGGACAGGATCCCGACGAAGGTGATGCCATTAGGCCTcacctttccttctttctcCATCTCATTGAACAGCCGGACGGCCTCATCCGCTTTCCCGTGAGCCGCGAGGCCACCGATCGCCGTGCTCCACGAGATCACATCCTTTTCGGTCATTCCGTCGAACATCTGCAATGCTTGGTCGATGCGTCCGCACTTGGCGTACATCTCCATTAGCCCGTTGCATATGTGTGTCCTTCTCAGCATCCCGTGCTTGTCGCAATAGGCGTATATCCACCGGCCTAGCTCCAGAGCTCCCAGCTGGGCACATGCTGGCAGCACGGTGACGATGCTCACGTCGTCCGGCTCGAAGCCTT
Encoded proteins:
- the LOC102699587 gene encoding RING-H2 finger protein ATL72-like, with the translated sequence MVMEARQHYSARAVFLLVAPTAAAAPPSISPAPAALPGVAGALPGAGEAVEDGHGGGPLAVSFNTNAIVLLALLVCGIVAAVALHVVLQCALRVTRRACSYGADGAAGGRLQELPRRATAGRGGGGGHTHTGQGDVGRKRTPPLSKTIPRVAYTEGLELAGSSPSECAICLTEFARGEQLRVLPRCNHGFHPRCIDRWLAARPTCPTCRQAPFAAEPVKPEPDHAPAPTPGAVHTVRVIIVTTQ
- the LOC102705723 gene encoding pentatricopeptide repeat-containing protein At2g20540; protein product: MPPPPPSSAARQLEDAVMMRLRGCVTFRDLLRVHAHVVRLCLSQSSYLATQIVHLCNAHGRAAHAARVFSQVREPNLHLHNAMIKAYSQNHQHRDAVAVYVRMLRCPTFPPDGRAGGDRFTYPFLLKACGGLAALELGKQVHAHVVRSGCQSNAIVENSLIEMYTRAGDLELAHKVFDGMRDRDVVSWNTLISAHARLGLMRKARALFNSMPNKTIVSWTAMVSGYTAVRNFSGAVEAFRSMQTEGFEPDDVSIVTVLPACAQLGALELGRWIYAYCDKHGMLRRTHICNGLMEMYAKCGRIDQALQMFDGMTEKDVISWSTAIGGLAAHGKADEAVRLFNEMEKEGKVRPNGITFVGILSACSHAGLVDEGLSHFDRMKDVYGVEPGVEHYGCVVDLLGRLGQIRRALDLVRDMPMPPDAKVWGSLLSACRSHGDVETAVLAAERLVELEPDDVGNLVMLANVYAAARRWGDVAITRKAIRSRSMRKTPGCSLIEVGNVVREFVAGEDLSSEFGGLADVVDNLASHLADDEDDVEDFTDSDRMLCANISRTIGSKLPM